From Bacteroidota bacterium, a single genomic window includes:
- the ccsA gene encoding cytochrome c biogenesis protein CcsA produces the protein MKNNWWKIICVLFLLHTVIAGFLVDVPRLPILHETIRNQFFHVCMWFSMMILFTVSIVFSIRHLSSGKQEHDIIASEATNVGIMFGILGLITGSIWARFTWGAWWTNDVKLNGAAITMLTYFAYLVLRNAFTDEQKRGKVSAVYNIFAYVMMFVFILIYPRMSDSLHPGNGGNPGFSKYDLDNTMRMVFYPAVIGWTLLGVWIMTLRIRIQNIKLKTDL, from the coding sequence TTTTTGCTGCATACTGTCATAGCCGGCTTTCTGGTGGATGTTCCGCGTTTGCCCATTTTGCACGAAACAATCCGCAATCAATTCTTTCATGTGTGTATGTGGTTTTCAATGATGATTTTGTTTACGGTTTCAATTGTTTTCAGCATTCGCCATCTCTCTTCCGGAAAACAGGAACATGATATCATCGCTTCTGAAGCAACGAACGTTGGAATTATGTTTGGCATTCTTGGTTTGATTACAGGAAGCATTTGGGCGCGATTCACCTGGGGCGCGTGGTGGACGAATGATGTTAAACTGAATGGAGCAGCGATTACCATGCTTACGTATTTTGCTTATCTCGTTTTGCGCAATGCGTTCACGGATGAGCAAAAGCGCGGAAAAGTTTCTGCTGTGTATAATATCTTTGCGTATGTAATGATGTTTGTTTTCATACTCATTTATCCGCGCATGAGCGATTCGCTTCATCCCGGAAACGGAGGCAATCCCGGTTTCAGCAAATATGATTTAGACAATACTATGCGCATGGTTTTTTATCCCGCTGTCATCGGCTGGACATTGCTTGGTGTGTGGATAATGACTTTAAGAATAAGAATTCAAAACATTAAACTGAAAACAGATTTATGA
- a CDS encoding CcmD family protein encodes MKKIILSLLLTLVSCFCFSQEVEMADGLRSEGKIYVVVSVLVTILLGLILYLIMIDRKVSDIEKKLKQK; translated from the coding sequence ATGAAAAAAATTATCTTGTCTTTGCTCTTGACTCTTGTATCTTGCTTCTGCTTTTCTCAGGAAGTTGAAATGGCTGACGGGCTTCGTTCTGAAGGGAAAATTTATGTAGTGGTTTCTGTTCTCGTAACTATACTGCTAGGATTAATATTATATTTAATAATGATTGACAGAAAAGTTTCTGATATAGAAAAGAAATTAAAACAAAAATAA
- a CDS encoding cytochrome c maturation protein CcmE encodes MKRSHIIGIILIAVAIGAIFASLGDASTYATFSVAQDHEGKEFHVVGKLDKSKEMVYTPEKDPNLFVFYMKDSDSTERKVTLHQAKPQDFEHTEQIVAIGKCVGNDFHASSVLMKCPSKYVDTKKQQI; translated from the coding sequence ATGAAACGTTCTCATATAATAGGAATCATTTTAATAGCGGTCGCCATTGGAGCCATCTTCGCTTCGTTGGGAGATGCCAGCACGTATGCAACATTTTCTGTTGCTCAAGATCATGAAGGCAAAGAGTTTCATGTGGTGGGAAAACTAGATAAATCAAAAGAAATGGTTTACACGCCTGAAAAAGACCCGAACCTATTTGTCTTCTATATGAAAGACAGCGACAGCACCGAAAGAAAAGTTACCCTTCATCAGGCAAAGCCGCAGGATTTTGAACACACCGAACAGATTGTGGCTATTGGAAAATGCGTGGGCAATGATTTTCATGCGAGCTCTGTGCTGATGAAATGCCCTTCCAAGTATGTTGATACAAAAAAGCAGCAAATATAA
- the ccsA gene encoding cytochrome c biogenesis protein CcsA → MHYIGEHLWAGQLGNILVIVSFVAALLASLSYFSAANAEPNSASELSWKKIARISFLFHSLSVFGMVGVLFIMLIGHYFEYEYIWHHSSKEMPLQYIASCFWEGQEGSFLLWIFWNAVIGTFLMKRSKEWESPVMATVSLVQVFLCSMLLGVFVLDYKVGSNPFSVLLREHPDFKNLPFVQNENYLEKLDGRGLNPLLQNYWMVIHPPTLFLGFALTVVPFAFAIAGLWKKKYNEWQPTALPWTFFGIMILGTGVLMGGAWAYEALSFGGFWAWDPVENASLVPWLTLVGAGHVMMIHKNKGQSLFATFFLSLIAFILVLYATFLTRSGILGDSSVHAFTDLGMSGQLLLYLLFFVLVAVVLLVLNFKKLPKHKEEESIWSREFWMLIGALILLISAFQISLTTSIPVINKIFGTHLAPPAEGKAFQHYHQWQIPFAILVLVMIAVVQFLKYKKTDSKVFLKNISIPLGISLVIALAVSFHFDWLSSGRTIFYAVLLFACLSAILANITYFIKILKGKFDHAGASIAHVGFGMILLGAMISTSRSEKISVNQKGDVEIFGKDFSNKENILLQKNDTVKMGNYSLTYKGNRQEGVNIFYDVEYLNKDESGKYSSAFTLSPRIQINPRMGNVAEPDTRHFLTRDIYTHITYADLESAGKQTTASDEYKEPHNNNIAKGDTFYTATSIVVFEGLTTKIDKEKLGITKSDIAVGAQLKILDVYGKTFDVMPVYYITDSVPNTIEAKIDELGLKFAFWQINPETNKVDISVSEKQSGKKDFIVMKAIVFPYINVLWMGCIIMIIGTLLAIRHRLKRNKE, encoded by the coding sequence ATGCATTACATCGGAGAACATCTTTGGGCTGGGCAACTCGGAAACATTTTAGTAATTGTTTCATTTGTTGCTGCGCTTCTTGCTTCGCTCTCCTATTTTTCTGCGGCAAACGCTGAGCCAAATTCCGCATCGGAACTTTCCTGGAAAAAAATTGCGCGCATATCTTTTCTCTTTCATTCTCTTTCTGTTTTCGGAATGGTGGGCGTGCTGTTCATCATGCTCATCGGACATTATTTCGAGTATGAATACATCTGGCATCACTCCAGCAAAGAAATGCCGTTGCAATATATTGCTTCATGTTTCTGGGAAGGACAGGAAGGCAGTTTTCTCCTATGGATTTTCTGGAATGCTGTGATCGGAACATTTTTGATGAAACGCTCGAAAGAATGGGAATCTCCTGTGATGGCAACTGTTTCTCTCGTGCAGGTGTTTCTCTGCTCCATGCTTCTCGGTGTTTTTGTGTTGGATTATAAAGTTGGAAGCAATCCGTTCTCTGTACTTCTGCGCGAGCATCCCGATTTCAAAAACCTTCCCTTTGTTCAGAATGAAAATTATCTTGAAAAACTTGACGGCAGAGGGTTGAATCCTCTTCTGCAAAATTATTGGATGGTGATTCATCCTCCGACTCTTTTTCTCGGTTTCGCATTGACTGTGGTTCCTTTCGCCTTTGCAATTGCAGGTTTGTGGAAGAAAAAATATAATGAGTGGCAGCCCACCGCTTTACCGTGGACATTTTTTGGAATCATGATTCTCGGTACCGGAGTTTTGATGGGTGGCGCATGGGCATATGAAGCACTTTCGTTCGGAGGTTTCTGGGCATGGGATCCTGTGGAAAACGCATCGCTGGTTCCCTGGCTCACGCTCGTGGGCGCAGGACACGTGATGATGATTCATAAAAACAAAGGGCAATCTCTCTTTGCAACTTTTTTTCTTTCGCTCATTGCTTTCATTCTTGTTCTATACGCCACTTTCCTCACACGCAGCGGAATTCTGGGAGACAGTTCCGTTCACGCCTTCACCGATTTGGGAATGTCCGGACAATTACTTTTATATCTTCTCTTCTTCGTTCTCGTTGCAGTTGTTCTTCTCGTTCTTAATTTCAAAAAACTTCCCAAACACAAAGAGGAAGAAAGTATCTGGTCGCGTGAATTCTGGATGCTTATCGGAGCACTGATACTTTTGATTTCGGCTTTTCAGATTTCACTTACCACTTCCATTCCCGTCATCAATAAAATTTTCGGAACACACCTGGCGCCTCCTGCCGAGGGAAAAGCATTTCAGCATTATCACCAGTGGCAGATTCCATTTGCAATTTTGGTTTTAGTGATGATTGCGGTTGTGCAATTTCTTAAGTACAAAAAAACTGACTCAAAAGTGTTTCTGAAAAATATTTCCATTCCGCTTGGGATTTCATTGGTGATTGCTCTGGCGGTTAGTTTTCATTTCGACTGGCTTTCAAGCGGAAGAACTATTTTTTATGCTGTACTTTTATTTGCCTGCCTGTCAGCCATCTTAGCAAACATTACATATTTCATAAAAATATTGAAAGGAAAGTTCGACCATGCAGGCGCTTCCATTGCACACGTTGGTTTCGGCATGATTCTTCTTGGCGCTATGATTTCTACTTCTCGGAGCGAAAAAATTTCAGTGAACCAGAAAGGAGATGTGGAAATATTCGGAAAGGATTTCTCCAATAAAGAAAATATTCTTCTCCAGAAAAACGATACAGTAAAAATGGGAAATTACTCTTTGACTTACAAGGGCAACCGGCAAGAAGGAGTAAATATATTTTATGATGTGGAATATCTGAACAAAGATGAAAGTGGAAAATATTCCAGCGCCTTCACGCTCAGCCCGAGAATTCAAATCAATCCTAGAATGGGAAATGTGGCTGAACCGGACACGCGGCATTTTCTTACCCGGGATATTTACACACACATCACCTATGCTGATTTAGAAAGCGCGGGAAAGCAAACAACTGCATCTGACGAATACAAAGAACCTCACAACAATAACATTGCAAAAGGAGATACATTCTATACTGCTACAAGCATTGTTGTGTTTGAGGGATTGACAACAAAAATTGATAAAGAAAAACTCGGCATTACAAAATCGGATATTGCTGTTGGAGCTCAACTAAAAATTCTTGATGTGTACGGAAAAACTTTTGATGTCATGCCCGTATATTACATCACCGACAGCGTTCCTAATACCATTGAAGCAAAAATAGATGAACTCGGTTTGAAATTTGCTTTCTGGCAGATAAATCCTGAAACAAATAAAGTGGATATTTCTGTTTCAGAAAAACAATCAGGTAAAAAAGATTTTATCGTAATGAAAGCAATTGTGTTTCCTTACATCAATGTTTTGTGGATGGGTTGCATCATCATGATCATCGGAACACTTCTTGCCATCCGGCACCGTCTGAAAAGAAATAAAGAATGA
- a CDS encoding DUF2520 domain-containing protein: MKIFLIGSGNVATQLGKAFKRCGQQIVFIYSPNFSHAAILGKKLKTSFGKTMDAFAEFPADIYIIAVKDDAITEVVKKLPALKNSLVIHTSGATDIAVLKKKFKNCGVLWQIQTIKARTKVDFRKVPLVIEGSNPSSEKKIKQLANGLSRKVYVFNSHQRKILHLGAVWANNFPNHMYYLAETLLKKHKLPFELFGPMILSTAENGIKNPHASQTGPAKRNDKKTMNEHLKLLSGNKKFRDLYKLISKSILQSQ, translated from the coding sequence ATGAAGATATTTTTAATCGGTTCAGGAAATGTTGCAACTCAGCTGGGAAAAGCATTTAAAAGATGTGGACAGCAAATCGTTTTCATTTACAGTCCAAATTTTTCTCACGCAGCAATACTGGGCAAAAAACTGAAAACAAGCTTCGGAAAAACGATGGATGCATTTGCAGAATTTCCAGCAGATATTTATATCATAGCAGTAAAAGACGATGCCATCACAGAAGTCGTAAAAAAACTTCCTGCTTTGAAAAATAGTTTGGTCATTCACACTTCAGGCGCTACGGATATTGCTGTACTGAAGAAGAAATTCAAAAACTGCGGAGTACTGTGGCAGATTCAAACCATAAAGGCAAGAACAAAAGTTGATTTCAGAAAAGTTCCTTTAGTGATTGAGGGGAGCAATCCTTCTTCAGAAAAAAAAATAAAACAACTTGCGAATGGATTAAGTCGGAAAGTATATGTTTTCAATTCTCACCAGCGAAAAATTCTTCACTTGGGTGCGGTGTGGGCAAATAATTTTCCAAATCATATGTATTATCTCGCTGAAACTCTACTAAAAAAGCACAAACTTCCGTTCGAGCTATTCGGACCGATGATTCTCTCCACAGCAGAAAATGGAATAAAGAATCCGCATGCCTCACAAACAGGCCCCGCAAAACGTAACGATAAAAAAACCATGAACGAACATCTGAAATTGCTTTCAGGAAATAAAAAATTCAGAGATTTATATAAACTCATAAGCAAAAGTATTCTTCAATCGCAGTAA
- a CDS encoding geranylgeranylglycerol-phosphate geranylgeranyltransferase, translated as MIAFLKLIRLPNLVIIAFTQYMIRLCLIEPILRLSGMYLQMSDMEFALLVLATVFISAGGYIINDYFDVRIDNINKPKQLVIDKGVKRRVAMGAHAVMSFLGVAIGIFLSWRCHILMAGSTLFCASVIALWYYSTSFKYQFLKGNLLVSLFTGITPFMVALFELPKIISHYNNTLAQQQYDFGTATTYTILVWVGCYGIAAFALSLIREMIKDMEDVEGDMEYGCRTIPIVLGIKKAKMITSALIVLFMAGIGYVMPHQYEAKDKISFLYFLILIQLPLLFILLRVFKAKEKKHFHFASVMVKIVMLTGICFLFLLKFILLK; from the coding sequence GTGATAGCGTTTCTCAAATTAATTCGCCTGCCCAACCTGGTTATCATTGCTTTCACGCAATACATGATCCGCCTTTGCCTGATTGAGCCCATTCTCAGACTTTCAGGAATGTATCTGCAGATGAGCGATATGGAATTTGCCTTGCTCGTTCTCGCCACCGTTTTTATTTCTGCAGGAGGTTACATCATCAATGATTATTTTGACGTGCGCATTGACAATATAAATAAACCTAAACAACTTGTTATTGATAAAGGTGTAAAACGCAGAGTAGCGATGGGCGCGCATGCTGTGATGAGTTTTCTTGGAGTAGCAATCGGAATTTTTCTCTCCTGGCGCTGCCATATTCTTATGGCGGGTTCAACATTGTTCTGCGCTTCTGTAATCGCTCTATGGTATTATTCCACTTCGTTCAAATACCAGTTTCTCAAAGGCAATCTGTTGGTTTCACTTTTCACCGGAATAACTCCGTTTATGGTTGCATTGTTTGAACTGCCGAAAATTATTTCTCACTATAACAACACACTTGCGCAGCAGCAGTACGATTTCGGAACTGCGACAACTTATACTATTCTTGTCTGGGTCGGATGTTATGGGATTGCCGCCTTTGCACTCTCGCTCATCCGCGAAATGATAAAAGATATGGAAGATGTGGAAGGTGATATGGAGTACGGATGCCGAACCATCCCGATAGTTTTAGGAATAAAAAAAGCAAAGATGATTACCTCTGCGCTCATTGTTTTATTCATGGCAGGAATCGGATACGTGATGCCCCACCAGTATGAAGCAAAAGATAAAATCTCGTTTTTATATTTTCTTATTTTGATTCAACTTCCATTATTGTTTATTCTGCTCCGTGTATTCAAAGCCAAAGAGAAAAAACATTTTCACTTTGCAAGCGTGATGGTAAAAATAGTTATGCTGACCGGAATCTGTTTTCTATTTTTATTAAAATTTATTCTTCTTAAATAA
- the maf gene encoding septum formation protein Maf, which translates to MLKEKLKKYNIILASKSPRRQFLLKELGLDFEIQTKEVDESFPKKLKGKQIALYLCKKKAEAFKRELKPNDLLITADTIVWINNKVLNKAANYAEAVKMLKLLSGKMHTVYTGIYLFLPSPKGEEQRARSFVVSTKVFFKKLTEKEIDFYIRKYKPYDKAGAYGAQEWIGYVGVKKIIGSYFNVMGLPVKELYEELMKL; encoded by the coding sequence ATGCTGAAAGAAAAATTAAAAAAATATAACATCATTCTTGCCTCCAAATCTCCTCGCAGGCAATTTCTGTTGAAAGAACTTGGTTTAGATTTCGAAATTCAGACAAAAGAAGTGGATGAATCCTTCCCTAAAAAACTCAAAGGAAAACAAATCGCACTTTACCTCTGCAAAAAAAAAGCGGAAGCATTCAAGCGTGAGCTCAAGCCGAATGATTTGCTCATTACTGCCGATACAATTGTCTGGATAAATAATAAAGTACTGAACAAAGCCGCAAATTATGCTGAAGCGGTGAAAATGCTCAAACTTCTCTCTGGAAAAATGCATACGGTTTATACTGGAATTTATCTTTTCCTTCCCTCTCCTAAAGGAGAGGAACAGAGGGCGAGGTCTTTTGTAGTTTCCACAAAAGTCTTCTTCAAAAAACTCACAGAAAAGGAAATTGATTTTTATATCCGCAAATACAAACCATACGATAAAGCAGGCGCTTATGGCGCGCAGGAATGGATTGGATATGTTGGCGTTAAAAAAATTATCGGATCTTACTTTAACGTGATGGGTCTGCCAGTGAAGGAATTGTACGAAGAGTTGATGAAACTTTAA
- a CDS encoding metal-dependent hydrolase — translation MKVTYFGHACIGVETGGKNLLFDPFISLNELAKNIDVTKIKADYIFISHGHEDHLADASSIAKRTNATVVSNFEIATWLNSKQGVANYHPMNHGGRWKFDFGMVKYVNAVHSSTLPDGASGGNPGGFVIDSTEGAFYFSGDTALTYDMKLIGEQYKLKFACLPLGDNFTMGIDDAVIASDFIKCNNIIGMHYDTFGYIKINHNEAKEKFSKAGKTLHLLEIGKSITI, via the coding sequence ATGAAAGTTACGTATTTCGGTCACGCCTGCATAGGTGTTGAAACCGGAGGAAAAAATTTGTTGTTTGACCCTTTCATCAGTCTGAATGAACTTGCGAAAAATATTGATGTGACAAAAATCAAAGCAGATTATATTTTTATTTCTCACGGGCACGAAGATCATCTTGCCGATGCTTCTTCCATAGCAAAAAGAACAAACGCAACAGTAGTTTCAAATTTTGAAATCGCTACCTGGCTTAATTCAAAGCAGGGAGTAGCTAACTATCATCCCATGAATCACGGTGGACGATGGAAATTTGATTTCGGAATGGTAAAATATGTGAATGCCGTTCATTCCAGCACACTACCTGACGGTGCAAGCGGTGGCAACCCCGGTGGATTTGTGATTGATTCTACCGAAGGAGCATTTTATTTTTCGGGCGACACTGCCCTCACCTATGACATGAAATTAATTGGCGAACAGTACAAATTAAAATTCGCCTGTCTTCCTCTCGGAGATAATTTCACGATGGGAATTGACGATGCAGTGATTGCTTCTGACTTTATCAAATGCAACAACATCATCGGCATGCATTACGACACATTCGGCTACATAAAAATAAATCATAACGAGGCAAAAGAAAAATTTTCAAAGGCAGGAAAAACCTTACACCTGCTTGAAATCGGAAAATCAATAACAATCTGA
- a CDS encoding ParA family protein gives MGKIIAIANQKGGVGKTTSAINLAASFAVLEHRTLLVDADPQANSTAGVGFDPKKIKTSIYECMIDDESPYDIILKTQTPHLDLLPAHIDLVGAEIELINQPKREFMMKKVLEKIKDDYDFIIIDCSPSLGLVTVNSLCAADSVIVPVQCEYFALEGLGKLLNTIKIVQNKLNPELALEGILLTMFDSRLNLSKQIVEEVKLHFQNIVFDTIIHRNVRAAEAPSFGETIIMHDAASSAAVNYLNLAREILQKNELTRLTEAEKIITVSEE, from the coding sequence ATGGGAAAAATAATCGCAATTGCTAATCAGAAAGGCGGAGTCGGGAAAACCACTTCAGCCATAAACCTTGCCGCTTCGTTTGCCGTGCTTGAACACCGCACTCTGCTTGTGGATGCTGATCCTCAGGCAAATTCCACTGCCGGTGTTGGTTTCGACCCAAAAAAAATCAAGACAAGCATTTACGAATGCATGATTGACGATGAAAGTCCATATGATATTATTCTGAAAACACAAACTCCACATTTGGATTTACTTCCCGCACACATTGACCTCGTTGGCGCTGAGATTGAACTCATCAATCAGCCCAAGCGCGAGTTCATGATGAAAAAAGTTCTTGAAAAAATAAAAGATGATTACGATTTCATCATCATTGACTGTTCGCCTTCACTCGGGCTTGTAACGGTAAATTCGCTCTGCGCTGCTGATTCCGTAATTGTTCCCGTTCAGTGCGAATATTTCGCGCTTGAAGGACTTGGCAAACTTTTGAACACTATAAAAATTGTTCAGAATAAATTAAATCCCGAACTCGCTCTTGAAGGAATTCTTCTCACGATGTTCGATTCGCGCCTCAATCTTTCAAAACAAATTGTAGAAGAAGTAAAACTTCATTTCCAGAATATTGTGTTTGATACCATCATTCACCGCAACGTGCGCGCTGCTGAAGCGCCCAGTTTTGGAGAAACTATCATCATGCACGATGCCGCCAGCAGTGCCGCTGTGAATTACCTCAACCTCGCGAGAGAAATCCTGCAGAAGAATGAACTCACACGCCTCACCGAAGCGGAAAAAATTATTACTGTGTCGGAAGAATAA
- a CDS encoding ParB/RepB/Spo0J family partition protein, whose protein sequence is MVKRSSLGKGLAALLEDSGNELASASRIASGNSAVVGSVANIHLSQIEANPFQPRNEFEKQALAELAQSIKEYGLIQPITVRKIDFNKFQIISGERRFRALQLAGLDQIPAFIRIANDNTMLEMALVENLQREDLNAIEVALGYKRLIEECNLTQEQLSNKVGQDRSTVTNFLRLLKLPEPIQAALRDKKITMGHARALLSVNDAQLQTKILNDILKNELSVRRIEEYARNYSGKKPNQKSKVKSQKKTAGILSFEEQKLKEDLSDFFKTNVSIEKQPAGDGKIVIHFKSDAELKKISRLLDL, encoded by the coding sequence ATGGTCAAGCGTTCATCACTCGGAAAAGGTCTCGCAGCGTTGTTGGAAGATTCAGGCAATGAACTTGCCTCAGCTTCGCGAATCGCAAGCGGAAATTCTGCTGTGGTTGGTTCGGTGGCAAATATTCACTTGTCGCAGATTGAAGCAAATCCTTTTCAGCCGAGAAACGAATTTGAGAAGCAGGCACTCGCTGAACTCGCTCAGTCAATAAAAGAGTACGGATTGATTCAGCCTATAACAGTTCGAAAAATTGATTTTAATAAATTCCAAATCATATCTGGTGAACGAAGATTCCGCGCTTTACAGCTGGCCGGACTTGATCAGATTCCTGCTTTTATCCGAATTGCAAATGATAATACCATGCTTGAGATGGCGCTTGTTGAAAACCTGCAGCGTGAAGACTTAAACGCGATTGAAGTTGCCCTCGGATATAAACGTTTAATTGAAGAATGTAATCTTACTCAGGAACAATTAAGCAACAAAGTGGGACAAGACCGCTCCACCGTTACAAATTTTCTTCGTTTGCTGAAACTCCCTGAACCGATTCAGGCAGCACTGCGTGACAAAAAAATAACGATGGGGCATGCACGCGCGCTTCTTTCCGTGAATGACGCTCAGCTTCAAACAAAAATCTTAAATGATATTCTGAAGAATGAATTATCCGTGAGAAGAATTGAGGAATACGCAAGAAATTATTCGGGAAAGAAACCAAATCAAAAGTCAAAAGTCAAAAGTCAAAAGAAAACAGCTGGGATTCTTTCTTTTGAAGAACAGAAATTGAAGGAAGATCTTTCTGACTTTTTCAAAACAAATGTTTCCATAGAAAAACAACCTGCAGGAGATGGAAAAATTGTCATTCATTTCAAGTCTGATGCAGAACTAAAAAAGATTTCCCGCCTTCTTGATTTATAA
- the dapB gene encoding 4-hydroxy-tetrahydrodipicolinate reductase, protein MRIALFGYGKMGKEIEQIALHLGHEIALKIDVNNINSITKEDLQKCDAAIEFSTPHTAISNMNKCFEAGIPIVVGTTGWYDKADEVKKTCNQKNGCLFYASNFSIGVNIFFKVNEQLAKMMNNYSDYNVSVEEIHHIHKLDAPSGTALSLANQITDNLSRKSKWINTKTNNAEELEIISKREGEVPGTHIVKYFSTIDDIEIRHTAHNRKGFALGAVMAAEFVKGKNGVFGMNDMMKL, encoded by the coding sequence ATGAGAATTGCATTATTCGGCTACGGAAAAATGGGAAAAGAGATCGAGCAGATTGCTCTTCATCTCGGTCATGAAATCGCATTGAAGATTGATGTCAATAATATTAATTCCATTACAAAGGAAGATTTACAAAAATGCGATGCTGCCATTGAGTTCTCTACTCCACATACTGCCATATCTAACATGAATAAATGTTTTGAAGCAGGAATTCCCATAGTGGTAGGTACGACAGGCTGGTACGATAAGGCAGATGAAGTGAAAAAAACCTGCAACCAAAAAAACGGTTGTTTGTTTTATGCTTCCAACTTCAGCATTGGTGTGAATATATTTTTCAAAGTAAACGAACAGCTGGCAAAAATGATGAACAACTATTCGGATTATAATGTTTCCGTGGAAGAAATTCACCACATTCATAAACTGGATGCACCAAGCGGCACTGCCCTGTCTCTCGCGAATCAAATCACTGACAATCTGAGTAGAAAAAGTAAATGGATAAACACAAAAACAAACAATGCTGAAGAGCTTGAAATAATTTCTAAACGAGAAGGAGAAGTGCCCGGGACGCACATCGTAAAATACTTTTCAACGATTGACGATATTGAAATCAGGCACACGGCTCATAATAGAAAAGGATTTGCTTTAGGCGCAGTAATGGCTGCTGAATTCGTGAAAGGAAAGAATGGGGTTTTCGGAATGAACGATATGATGAAACTTTAA